From Bos javanicus breed banteng chromosome 5, ARS-OSU_banteng_1.0, whole genome shotgun sequence, the proteins below share one genomic window:
- the SSTR3 gene encoding somatostatin receptor type 3 isoform X1, with the protein MPCTDQAVSSLLQANSWLLTHPLLAMNTPGSLSLLPVTSEPGNTSSAWPPDAVLGNVSAASSAAGLAVSGILIPLVYLVVCVVGLLGNSLVIYVVLRQTATPSVTSVYILNLALADELFMLGLPFLAAQNALSYWPFGSLMCRLVMAVDGINQFTSIFCLTVMSVDRYLAVVHPTRSARWRTAPVARTVSAAVWVASAVVVLPVVVFSGVPRGMSTCHMQWPEPAAAWRAGFIIYTAALGFFGPLLVICLCYLLIVVKVRSAGRRVRAPSCQRRRHSERKVTRMVVAVVALFVLCWMPFYVLNIINVVCPLPEEPAFFGLYFLVVALPYANSCANPILYGFLSYRFKQGFRRVLLRPSRRVQNQEPPMGPPEKTEEEEEAGDGEDRHEGAGKQGDWGEMNGRVNQIIQPGPSGQEQPPSSTTSKERQFLPQEPLAGEKSDTLHISYL; encoded by the coding sequence ATGCCCTGCACTGACCAAGCTGTGtcctccctcctccaggccaATAGCTGGCTGCTGACCCACCCTCTCTTGGCCATGAACACCCCTGGCTCCCTTTCACTGCTGCCTGTGACCTCGGAACCCGGGAACACCTCCTCAGCCTGGCCCCCAGATGCTGTCCTCGGAAATGTGTCCGCAGCATCAAGTGCGGCAGGGCTGGCTGTCAGCGGCATTCTGATCCCACTGGTCTACCTGGTGGTGTGCGTGGTGGGCCTGCTGGGCAACTCCCTGGTCATCTACGTGGTCCTGCGACAGACGGCCACCCCATCGGTCACCAGCGTCTACATCCTCAACCTGGCACTGGCCGATGAGCTTTTCATGCTGGGGCTGCCCTTCCTGGCTGCCCAGAATGCTTTGTCCTACTGGCCCTTCGGCTCCCTCATGTGCCGCCTGGTCATGGCTGTGGATGGCATCAACCAGTTCACCAGCATCTTCTGCCTCACGGTCATGAGCGTGGACCGCTATTTGGCCGTGGTGCACCCCACCCGCTCAGCCCGCTGGCGCACGGCACCCGTGGCCCGCACAGTCAGTGCGGCTGTCTGGGTGGCGTCGGCCGTAGTGGTGCTGCCTGTGGTGGTCTTCTCGGGTGTGCCCCGTGGCATGAGCACCTGCCACATGCAGTGGCCCGAGCCGGCGGCTGCCTGGCGGGCTGGCTTCATCATCTACACGGCCGCGCTGGGCTTCTTTGGGCCACTGCTGGTCATCTGCCTCTGCTACCTGCTTATCGTGGTCAAGGTGCGCTCCGCCGGGCGGCGGGTGCGGGCCCCCTCGTGCCAGCGGCGGCGGCATTCTGAGCGCAAGGTCACACGCATGGTGGTGGCCGTGGTGGCGCTCTTCGTCCTCTGCTGGATGCCCTTCTACGTGCTCAACATCATCAATGTGGTGTGCCCATTGCCCGAGGAGCCTGCCTTCTTCGGCCTCTATTTCCTGGTGGTGGCCCTGCCCTATGCCAACAGCTGTGCCAACCCCATCCTTTATGGCTTCCTCTCCTACCGCTTCAAGCAGGGCTTCCGAAGGGTCCTGCTGAGGCCCTCCCGCCGTGTGCAAAACCAGGAGCCTCCTATGGGGCCtccagagaagacagaggaggaagaggaggctggAGACGGGGAGGACCGGCATGAGGGAGCAGGGAAGCAGGGGGACTGGGGGGAGATGAACGGCCGGGTCAACCAGATCATACAGCCAGGTCCCAGTGGGCAGGAGCAGCCTCCCAGCAGCACCACCAGCAAGGAGCGTCAGTTCCTACCCCAAGAACCCTTGGCTGGGGAGAAATCCGACACGCTGCACATCAGCTATCTCTAG
- the SSTR3 gene encoding somatostatin receptor type 3 isoform X2, with translation MNTPGSLSLLPVTSEPGNTSSAWPPDAVLGNVSAASSAAGLAVSGILIPLVYLVVCVVGLLGNSLVIYVVLRQTATPSVTSVYILNLALADELFMLGLPFLAAQNALSYWPFGSLMCRLVMAVDGINQFTSIFCLTVMSVDRYLAVVHPTRSARWRTAPVARTVSAAVWVASAVVVLPVVVFSGVPRGMSTCHMQWPEPAAAWRAGFIIYTAALGFFGPLLVICLCYLLIVVKVRSAGRRVRAPSCQRRRHSERKVTRMVVAVVALFVLCWMPFYVLNIINVVCPLPEEPAFFGLYFLVVALPYANSCANPILYGFLSYRFKQGFRRVLLRPSRRVQNQEPPMGPPEKTEEEEEAGDGEDRHEGAGKQGDWGEMNGRVNQIIQPGPSGQEQPPSSTTSKERQFLPQEPLAGEKSDTLHISYL, from the coding sequence ATGAACACCCCTGGCTCCCTTTCACTGCTGCCTGTGACCTCGGAACCCGGGAACACCTCCTCAGCCTGGCCCCCAGATGCTGTCCTCGGAAATGTGTCCGCAGCATCAAGTGCGGCAGGGCTGGCTGTCAGCGGCATTCTGATCCCACTGGTCTACCTGGTGGTGTGCGTGGTGGGCCTGCTGGGCAACTCCCTGGTCATCTACGTGGTCCTGCGACAGACGGCCACCCCATCGGTCACCAGCGTCTACATCCTCAACCTGGCACTGGCCGATGAGCTTTTCATGCTGGGGCTGCCCTTCCTGGCTGCCCAGAATGCTTTGTCCTACTGGCCCTTCGGCTCCCTCATGTGCCGCCTGGTCATGGCTGTGGATGGCATCAACCAGTTCACCAGCATCTTCTGCCTCACGGTCATGAGCGTGGACCGCTATTTGGCCGTGGTGCACCCCACCCGCTCAGCCCGCTGGCGCACGGCACCCGTGGCCCGCACAGTCAGTGCGGCTGTCTGGGTGGCGTCGGCCGTAGTGGTGCTGCCTGTGGTGGTCTTCTCGGGTGTGCCCCGTGGCATGAGCACCTGCCACATGCAGTGGCCCGAGCCGGCGGCTGCCTGGCGGGCTGGCTTCATCATCTACACGGCCGCGCTGGGCTTCTTTGGGCCACTGCTGGTCATCTGCCTCTGCTACCTGCTTATCGTGGTCAAGGTGCGCTCCGCCGGGCGGCGGGTGCGGGCCCCCTCGTGCCAGCGGCGGCGGCATTCTGAGCGCAAGGTCACACGCATGGTGGTGGCCGTGGTGGCGCTCTTCGTCCTCTGCTGGATGCCCTTCTACGTGCTCAACATCATCAATGTGGTGTGCCCATTGCCCGAGGAGCCTGCCTTCTTCGGCCTCTATTTCCTGGTGGTGGCCCTGCCCTATGCCAACAGCTGTGCCAACCCCATCCTTTATGGCTTCCTCTCCTACCGCTTCAAGCAGGGCTTCCGAAGGGTCCTGCTGAGGCCCTCCCGCCGTGTGCAAAACCAGGAGCCTCCTATGGGGCCtccagagaagacagaggaggaagaggaggctggAGACGGGGAGGACCGGCATGAGGGAGCAGGGAAGCAGGGGGACTGGGGGGAGATGAACGGCCGGGTCAACCAGATCATACAGCCAGGTCCCAGTGGGCAGGAGCAGCCTCCCAGCAGCACCACCAGCAAGGAGCGTCAGTTCCTACCCCAAGAACCCTTGGCTGGGGAGAAATCCGACACGCTGCACATCAGCTATCTCTAG